The window AAGATTTGTAATTTGAGGTAAGCCAGGTCAAGCCCTCGTATAGTCCATCCCCCGATGTCGCACACGAGGGCTGAACGTACCAATTCCTATCCCTGATCCGGGTCAGGCCTAGCTTCTCCTGGATCTCGTGGGGTTTCATGGCATCGGGCAGGTCCTGTTTGTTAGCGAAGATCAGGATGATGGCGTCCCTCATCTCCCGGTCGTTGATGATTCGGTGGAGCTCCTGCTTCGCCTCATCGATCCTGTCCCTGTCGGCACAGTCCACCACGAAAATCAGGCCCTGGGTGCCTGTGTAGTAA of the Etheostoma spectabile isolate EspeVRDwgs_2016 chromosome 18, UIUC_Espe_1.0, whole genome shotgun sequence genome contains:
- the arf6a gene encoding ADP-ribosylation factor 6a, whose product is MGKMLSKIFGNKEMRILMLGLDAAGKTTILYKLKLGQSVTTIPTVGFNVETVTYKNVKFNVWDVGGQDKIRPLWRHYYTGTQGLIFVVDCADRDRIDEAKQELHRIINDREMRDAIILIFANKQDLPDAMKPHEIQEKLGLTRIRDRNWYVQPSCATSGDGLYEGLTWLTSNYKS